The region CCCGTTTTAGGAGTCTCTCCTAATAGCGCCGAATGCTTATGGCAAAATTAACGATACAAAATAAACACGGAATCGTTCGCTTTGAGAATCAACTTCTGGACGGGTACGAGAAAGTCTTTGATGAAATTTCCGAGCAAGCTTCCAAGGCTCACTTGCAGAACCTTACCCTGGATCTGACTCCTACTAAGAAGATCACTTCTAGCGGGGTAGCCAAACTTCTCACACTTAGAAATCTTCTAGATCATTTCGGTGTGAAATTAGAAGTAGTAAACTTGCAACCCGGTCTTTTAGACGTTCTCAGAAAATTCAAAGTAGATGCAATGCTCCGCATTCGCGCCTAATCTCGGGAAAAGAACTTGCAGGAGAGGAAAGTCCTAAGAGGATAACTCTTGTGGCTTCTCTCCAAGTTACGGATCTTTCCAAAATCTATTCCGGAAAGATCGCTATTTCCAATCTCAGTTTCGAAATCCCAAAAAACAGGATCACAGGTTTACTCGGACCAAACGGTGCGGGAAAGACTACTGCTCTTAGAATTCTAACAGGCTTCCTAAAACCGGATAGCGGTTCTGTATTTTTGGATGGGGTCTCACTCGAAACCGATCCGATTTCCGTGAAACAAAAACTAGGTTATCTCCCTGAATCCGCTCCAGTGTATCCGGATATGAGTGCTTCCGAATATTTGGATTTTATAGGACAGGCTCGAGGATTGGATGAGACCACTCTTAAAAAAAGAAAGAGAGAGGTCTTAGATCTCTGTGATCTAAAAGACCAATTGCATTCTCCTTCTGGATTTCTTTCCAAAGGTTATAAGCAGAGACTTGCGCTTGCAGGAGCATTGTTACATGACCCTGAGCTCATTATTCTAGATGAGCCTAGCTCCGGCCTAGATCCGATTCAGATACAGCATTTTCGAAATATCATTCGTACATTAGCAAAAGATAAAATTCTTCTTCTTTCCACTCATATTCTGTCCGAGGTCGAAGAGATATGCGATCATGTGCTCGTGTTGCATAAAGGAAATCTGATCGCGGATCTTCCGGTTACCGACCTGAAACGAGGAAATTTTATCGTTCTTACCGCAAGAACAAACCTTGCAACCTTAGAAAAGATCTTTGAGAATCAGGATGTAAAAGTAAAACTCATCTCTCTCTTGGAAGAAGGAGCCGAATTCCAACTAGAATCTTCTTCTTTAGTTCCGGAGAAAATCTTTGAGCTCATTCGCTCCGCTCCCTTTCCCGTTTTAGAATTCAAGATCGCAAAGCGTTCTTTGGAAACCGTATTTCAGGAGCTTGTTTCTCCCTAATGCAATCTTTTCACTTGTATCGTTTCTATTCGAATCTATTGTCTGTCTTTAGAAAAGAATGGTCTGCTTACTTCAATACTCAGATCGGATACGTGTTTTCCATCTTCTATTTGTTTTTATCTTCCTTTCTATTCTTCTACGGATTGGGGGAAGATTCTTTCTGGGACAGAAAGGTTGCAGGAATGGAAGAATACTTTATTTGGACCCCTCTTCTATTCGTTGTATTCATCCCAGCTCTCACCATGAGACTTTGGGCAGAAGAAAAAAAATCCGGAACTCTAGAGCTTCTATTCACCTTGCCCTTAGGAAAGTTAGAGATTGCCTTCGGAAAATTCTTAGCTGCCTGGACCTTTTTAGGATTCATTCTATCTCTTACATTACCGATCCCTTTCTCGATTTGGGCAATCGGAGATCTGGATCTTGGGATCGTATTTGCAGGTTATCTAGGATGCTATCTTTTAGGAGGAGCCTATCTGAGCCTAGGAACTCTTTTGTCTTCTTTCGGAAAGGATCAGATCAGTTCTTATATCTTAACTCTTCTAGTTTGTTTATTCTTCTTTCTAGTGGGAACACAGCCCGTATTGAAATTTTTGGGGGGAAGTTTCTCTAGTCTCGCATCCTTCTTATCCCTCAGTTCTCACTTCGAATCCTTTCGATTGGGACTGATAGACGGAGCCGATATATTCTATTTCCTCAGTTTCATTCTAGCGAATCTCTTCTCTAACGTATTCTTCTTACGGAGGAAATATCCGTGAGAGAGTTATTACAGCCCTTATTCAAGATCTCCGATCGTCCTTGGTTTCTCTTTCTAAATGGAATCCTTGTATTCTTTCTTCTGAACGGGATCTTCTCTTCCTTCCGATGTAAGGCAGATCTTTCTCGCTCAGGAAGATTCCTAATCACGGAGAGTACAAAGAAAGTATTAAGCGATCTGGATTCCACATTGTATATAGATGCATTCTATTCCTCCGAGATTCCTGGAGAATACAAATCCAGACTCGAGTTAACGAAAGGACTATTAAAAGAGATCGCGTCTGTAGGAAAGGAAAATGTTTCTCTTAGATTTCATGATCCGGATCATTCGGAGGAAGATTCCAGAAAGGCGATCGAGTTAGGTTTAGAACCTCAGATATTGCAAAGAACTTCGAGAGATTCCGCTTCTGTCAAGCAGGCATTTCTTGGGATCGTGCTCACTCTAGGCCATAAAACGGAAGTCCTTCCTCTCGCATTCTTTACAGAAGAATTAGAATACCAAATATTAAACGCATTACGAAAAATGCTTAGACGAGATAAAGATTCCGGGATCGCACTCCTACGAACCAAAGGTTCTCTTTCTCTCCAAGAACACGATTCTCCTAAGGACAGGATCGGGATTTTTTTCAGACAGATCCTTCCTGCTGAATATGGTCCTATTTCCGAGATCGATCTAGAGACCGAAGAAATTCCAGAAGGAGTAGAACTTCTCTTCTGGGCCGGCTCTGGTCCTCTATCCAACCAAGCCGCTTGGAGGCTGGACCAATTCTTAATGGGAGGAGGAAGTCTTCTTCTTCTTGCCAAAAGCATGGATTTCCAAACAGGAACTAAGAGAGGAGGATTCGGATTACTCAGCGGAGAATTAGCACCGGGGCTCGCTCAAAAAGATCCGGAGTCCGAAGATCTGATCCGATTTTTAGAACATTATGGAATTCGAATTAACCATGATATTGTTTTAGATCCGGATAATTCTCTTCCCATGGGTTCCTTGATCGAAATAGAACCAGGCGTCTTAGGGAAATACCCTTACCCTCCTTGGATTGTTTCGGAACGAAAGACAAACAGTTTGGATCCCGAAAGCCAGTTTACAAAGAACCAAGCAAGCCTTCTTTTCCCTTGGCCGTCTAGCATCACTCTTCTTCCTGAAAAACAAAAAGAGGCAAAGCTCCAAGCACTGGCTCATAGCGGTCCAGATGCAGAAGCAAGAACGGAACCGATTTCCTTAGGAGAAAAGCAGATCCTTTCCGCTCCAATCCGAGCAAACGGAGGCCCATTCATTCTCTCTGCATTGGCCAAAGGAAAATTCAGTTCTTATTTTTCGGATAAAAAGATGTTAATCCCGAAAGGATCCAAGCAGGAGATCCTCGAAACAAAACCGAATCAAGTCTCCAAGATTTTAGTCTTCGGTTCTCCCTATTTGGCATCCGATCTTTTAGCTTTTCCTGAATTTCTAGAAATTTTAAAAAATTCGAATATTCCATTTCTATTGAATTCTATCGATTTATTGAGAGGAGAAACGGATCTGATCCAGGCTCGTTCTAAACAATCTGCCATTCTCAAGATGAAGCCCCTGCCCTTCGGATGGGAGACTACAATCAGTCTATTTCATCTATTGGGAATTCCTGCCTTACTCTCTCTCTATGCGTTCAGAAGGCTTCGTAAGAGGAATAAACAAATCTTATGAAATGGAGGGAACTTTTAGGATCAAATTTGCAAAGGATCCGAAACTATCCAGGGATCAGTCTATTCCTACTGAATCTATTTTTGGGAATCTTACTTCTTCTAGTCAGAGATCCGTTCGGAAAATTTCAAAATACGTATGCAAACGCGGATCCTTTCTTCGATCTGGATCCTGAAAAGATACAAACCATCATTAGCGGAAGAAAGGGCCAAGAAAGCATACTCAATAGAGATCTTGATGGATGGACAGTTCATTTCGCCCAGGACCAAAATGCACCTGGAGACAGGGCCAGAATAGAAGAGCTAATACGCACCTGTCTTTCCATGAGAAAGTTCACTCTACTTTCCGACTCCAATTCACAACCTTCTCCTTTAGAAGAATTCGGATTGGATGGAGACGAGCCAATTTTGGAATTTAAAGATGTCTCCGGAAATTCGCTGGGGAAAATATTATTAGGAGCAAGAGCGCCTAAGTCTTCCGGGACGTACGTGATGGATGAAAAGAATCGGATCTGGCTAGTTAAAGAAAATTTAAAATTAGCAACCGGTGCCGGAAAACAGGATTTCTTCATTAGCCGAAATCTAATCCCTGATTTCCCTGCAAGAGAATTCGTATTAGAAGTGAATGTTTCCAGCGCGTCCAGAGCACAAATGTTTTCCTTAGTCGCAGACGGAGAGAATTGGGTCCTCAAAGTTTCAGGCCAAGAGATCCAAGCAGATCCAGAAGAGGCCGAAGCATTTATCCAAAGCATTAAGAAACTAAATGCGGACGAAGTCATCTTAGATAAAGCGGAAGAAATCCAGTCACTTCCTCCCAAACAGGATTTCAAAATAGAGATTAAGACAAGCACGGATCATTATATCATTTCTCCGATCGGTGTTACGAAACTAGGAAGTTTCGTATTTCGGAAAAAAGATCTAGGATACAAATTGATCTTGGATCCTTGGAATCTGGATCCTATCCTTCAGAAAGATCTCTCGGAATTCGCTACAAGAACTCTTCCTACAAATAAGAGCTTTTAAGTCTTAACTCGGAAGCCAAATCAATGGGTTGACACATAGACCGGACCAAAGTTTCCTTCCTTAATACATCTTTACCAAAAAGGAAATTATATGGCATTGATCGAAGAATTGGATAAACAAGGAAATTTTCTATTTCGTTGGAGATCCTATATCCCAGGTTTCATTCTCCTCCTCTGCCTTTATTCTCTAAAAGACTTTAAATTCCTGAACGATTCTTATGAAACGAATCTCTATTACGTAGCAGTATGTTTTGCTGTAAGTTTCTTAGGACTCGCAGTCCGTTGCTTCGTGATCGGTTATGCACCGGCTCGCACTTCCGGCAGAAATACCAAGGAACAAGTTGCCGATGTAGTCAACCAAGAAGGAATTTATTCCTTGGTTCGCCATCCTCTCTATTTAGGCAACTTCCTGATGTATCTAGGACCTGTTCTCTATTTTAGAGATATTCCATTGACTCTTGTATTCTGCTTATTCTTCGGAATCTATTACGAAAGAATAATGTTCGCAGAAGAAAAATTTCTGAGAGATAAATTCGGGAACGATTATCTGGATTGGGCAAATAAGATCCCTGCATTCCTGCCTAAATTCTCCGGATATGTGAAACCGAAATTAGGCTTTTCGATCCGCAATATACTCAAGAGAGAATATCCGAGCCTTTTCGGGATCGTGGTAATCTTTGTATTATTCGATTTCGGAGCAAATTATCTAAACGGATTCTTCTCCTGGCAAGAACCTTGGGAAGCGATCACTGAGCCTCAGATCTGGGCCTTCGGCGCCGGAGCTGCTTTCTACGCGACCATTCGTATCTTAGTTAAAACTACGAAACTATTGCAGGTTGAAGGAAGATAAATAGCTTTCTATTTTGCTTCTCCGATCTTTCGGAGAAGCCTGAAATCAAGCGCCTGCAGTATATTCCAAATACGCCTTAAACTTCTCACTATCCTTGGTGAGAAATACGGGCGTAGGATATTCCCTTTTCAGGGGAAGAAGAGCGAAGCCTTCATCGTAAAAGACGATCTTTTCTACTTCGCTCAATTTATAACTGAATTCTGAATTGCTGGCTTGGAATCTAAATCCGCCCGGGATCTCACGGATACTTCCCTTGCCCATTCTTCTAAAACCTTTCAAGCTTTCAGGTTTTAATTTTTCTTTTAAGGATTCGTACGGCAATCTTCCGGAAAGATCCAAAAACAAGATCCCTTCCATGGACCATTCCGCTTCTTTAGGCGCAGAATGAATTTCTTCCGGCTGAGTATGTACCTCTCGAACCTGTGGTTTCGGTTCTTCTTCCCAAGGGCGAGTAACGATCTCTTCTGAAGAAGTCTTCTCGTACATTTCGGATCCTTGCAAAAAGGTTTCTTCTTCTTGTCTTGGAAAAGAAGGACGGATCTTTCTCTCTTCTGCAAATGCCAAATCCATCTGAGCGTACGTTTCTGTACGACTTGGCTTCTTCATAGAAGCAAGCGCATCCTGGGAAATTTTTTTCTCTCTATTCGAAATGGAATTCGACCTGGAAAATCCGCCCGAGCTCGGCTCGGTTTTGGAATTAGGTTGGAAGGACACGTAAATAAAACAGAGAATTCCCACCAAAATCAGAGCTAAGGCAATATAGAGCATCATTATATGTATCTATCAAAATCGCGGCTTTCTGAAGCATTTTTCGGAGGGTTTTTCTCCTTTACAGATTCCTGGCGCGGGTGAGGCTTCCTTGAAACGTAGTTTTATGACAAAGCCAGAAGGAATTTCAATCAGAGATATTTTATTCAAGGTGGGGTCCGCCATTTTCCTAGGCATTCTAGTCCTCATGTTGATCATCATGCTTTTAAAACCAGATGTGGAACAGGCCGGATTGGACATGCTCACAGGCAAGGCCAATATCAGTGCAGGTAAGATCGACGGATCTGACGTTCCCATGGATTTTTTCAATGCCGCAAGAAGACAATGCTATATGTATTTCGGCGGACAAGGTTCAGAAGGTCAATTGGCCGAATGTGCCTTTATGATCCTCAAGAGATTTCATATCCTGAATAAACTTGCACAAGGTGTCGGTTATACCTATTCGGAGGAAGGAATTCGCCAGGCTCTCTGGGAAGAAGCTCAAAAAAATTCCAAGAATTCCTACCGCGGAGCAGGATATTCTGAAGAAGATTTGAAGAAACCGGAACAAATTTACCGTCAACTTCTTCAAGAAGCCCCGCTTCGTTTTCGGATAGAAGCCACCGTGCAACAAACCGTTCAGCAGAATTTTTTACAAACCGATCTTCGTCGTACTGACGGAGAATTGGAAGTACAGTCCGAAGCTTCCGGAGCTAAAATTGATTTGGATGCAGTAATTTATTCGGAAGAAGATCTTGCTAAATTGGCCGAACAAAGCCTGGAGCCTACAGACGCTCAATTGCAGGAACTCTACCAGAAAGAGATCGCAGATCCGAATTCTCCGAAAGGAAAAGACGGCAAGCCTCTACCTTTCGAGGAAAGAAAAACGGTCCTAAGAGGGAAATACAAAGTAGAAGCCCGTAAAAACGCTTTGGAATCCGTAAAAGCAAAACTAATCGCTTTACAAAACGAGCCTGACGGCTTACAAAAAATCGCAAAATTCTTGGGCAAGGCGCCGGTTTCTTTGAGAAACAGACCTCTTGGAGAACTGAAGAAAATGAGTTCTGGTAAGGACAATTTCTCTTTGCTCTCCGATGCGAAGTTCCTACAGGATCTGAGTACCCCAGGACTTGCACAAAAGAAGAATATCGGACCTTATAGGGACGGAGACAAATACGCGATCGTTGCCTTCTCCAAACTTCAGTTCGGAGCATCCGATCCTTCTTTCTTAAGAATTAGAGATTCTGCAACTGTTGTCAGCGGAATATTAATGGAAATCCCTCAGTCTTTAGAGAATGATATTACCGTGGAACGTTTAGCGAGGTCCGCTTCGGAGGAATAATGCAAATCCGCGCCGAGTTAGTGAATCCGTTCTTGGAAGCAGCCACAATCGTCTTCCGAGACATACTGCAAACAGATTTGATCCGCGGTAAGATCGGGATCAAGGACACTGCCGAAACCACCCTGGAACTCGCGATCATTATCGGAGTTCTTGGAACTTTCAATGGTGAAGTTGTGTACGGTCTGAACTATGATGCGGCCTATAAGATCGCTAAAAAACTCATGCCAGGCATGAGCGATGATGATATCAAAAACGAATACAAAGACATATTGGGAGAGATCGCAAACATGACCACGGGAAATGCGATGAATATTTTCGCAACTGCAGGTCAGTCTATTGAGATCACCGCTCCCAATATCGTAGACGCAAAAAATGAAACGATCAAGATTCCTAAGAAGCAAGCGCTTGGGATCAGCCTCTTTTCCAAATTCGGAAAATTGGAAGTGAACGTTTCCTTAACTTAAACTTTAAACTTTCTTAAAGATTGCTCTTTGCGAGCATTTCCATTTCTGAACGAAGGGGAGAATACACTCCTTCGGATTCAGAAACGGTTTTATCCAAATATTTGCGCAAGAATCTCTTGGCCCATTCCCCTTCTCCGGCCTTATAGCTTGCCTTGAATAAAAGATAGGCACCCAATTCTTTTTCTTCTCTCTGTCTCTTGAATTCTCTGGAATTTTGATCTTCTGCATTCGGAAAAGTCTTACCGAAACGACTCCAGAAATCCATCAGATATCCTCTGGCATCTCCATATCGGCCGGAACGAAAAAGCATATCGCCTAATTGCAAAAGAGCTCTTGAGCGAAACTCTCCGCTTCCTTCCGTAGCGACACGCAATAGAACTGCTTCCGCTTCTGTATTCTTTCCTTGAGCTCTCATGGATCTCGCAGACTCTAGAGAAGTCTTCCATTTGGAATCGTCTTCTTCGCCGGAGCTTTCTACTTCTTGGGCCTTAGGATCTTCTAATTTAGATAATTCTAATTTTGCTTGGGCGCTCGCGCTCCCTTCTGTGGTGGCTGCTTTGTTGAATTCTTCTTTAGCGGCATCTTTTTGCCCGTTCCTCAAACGCAAGAGCCCTCGATCGAATGCGGCCTTACTCGGATCTTGGACATCTTTCTTCTTGCCGTTTTTCTTTTCCTTTTTTTCGGAAAGATTCGGGAGTTGGGTCTTCTTCTCTTTCGCTACGAATTTCTTTTCTTCTCCGATTGTTTTTTCAGAAGAAGGAGACGTACTTTCAGAGCTATTTGCACTCTGCATTTCTACGGAATTACTTGAAGCACTTGCTGAATTCGAAGAAATCTCCTGAACATTAGAAGAATTTGAAATACCAGTATTTGTATCGGAAGCTTCTAAATTAGAAGCTTGGACCTCTTCCGAAAGATCGATTCTCTCCGGAAAAGGAAGAGGAAAATCAGCATCGATATTTGTTATAGAAAATAATATTAGCAGTATTGCAAAGGAGAGAGATCGCTTCATCCTTATTCACCCATCTTAGGTCTTTGTTCTTTGCGAGGAGGTCGACTCAATCTTGAATCGTCCGTTTGCGCCTTTGGCTCTGAACTAGGCTGCCTTTGAGTGCTCGGTTCCAATCTAGGAGAATCAGCATCACTCGCCCCAGGACGACCCAAATCTTCTCTTGGTGGTCTTTCATTTTCCGTAGGAAAGAATACCTTCGAATCTCCTTCCTTACGACGAGAATTTCGGATCGTATCCGTTTCCTCTAACTCAGGCTTGGGAGAATTCGGTCCTTCCTTTGGCTTGTCCAAAGAATATCTTTCCAAATCCAAAGAAGAAGATCCTGCGTCCGAATAACTCGGGTCGCTCCAGCGGATCTCCTTTCTCTTTCGATTGTATTCTCTCTCAATATCTTCTAAGAATAATGCCTTTCGATCCAATTCCTTGGCCTGATCTTCCTCTCCTGCAAGAGCCAAACCTCTCTGAAAACTGAACCAAGCAAGAACTGCACCGATCAAGACTGCTAAGGCGAGAGCGGCCCTTCCGATCATCTTGACGGTTTTCGGGGGAAGATTTCCCAAAATGCCGTCAATGGATTCCCGGACCTGGGTCAAAATGGAGAAGGGATTAAATGCCATAGTTTCCCTAGGATCATCGGCCGTTTTCGGTCTTTTTCAAGGACATAATTTTGGAAAAAAGGACCGAAATAATCCCGGAGTCCTTTCCCGGCCGTCGAAGATACTACAGGAAATTCGGATTTTTCTCTCCGGAAACCCTAAAGTCTTTTTCCCGCTTTTCGATTGTAAAAAATAGGATGGGACTTACTCTCCAACAACGGCCCCCCAGGATGAGCGACTCGATCCGCAATTTTACAGAATCCTTTTTAAAAGATCTAGAAGAGAATGAAAACGGCTTCTTCAAAGTCGAAAACCTGGATGGCCTCGCCTACCTCACAATCTTCCCCGCAGGCAAAAAAGGAAAAGAAGTAGAGTATCGAGAAATCCTAAAACGCTTGGACGTGTTCAAGATCAGCGGAGTCTCGGAAGATGAGATCAAGCGAGTTCTAAAGACCAAGGATTCAGAGCCTCATCTGGTCGGGAAATGGCCTGGCAAACCGGAGCCTTCTACTCTGGATTTAAAGATCACAGAAGATAAAATGCAGGTCTTCGGGATACTGCACCCTCCTAAGTTCGGAGGAAGGTTACTCACAAAGGATGAGATACTTTCCCAACTAAATTCGCAAGGTATTATATTCGGAATTCTTGATGAATCCGTTCAAAAGATCTCCGAAGCGGAAGAATACGGAAAAAGGATCCTAGTCGCGAATGGAGAACCTCCGATTCCAGGAAAAGATGGAGATATTCGCATCCTCTTCCAACATCCTGGCACTCCCACTTTAGAAGAAGACGAATTCGGAAGAGTGGACTTCAAAAATATACAGATCATCCAGAGCGTAAAAAAGAACCAGAAACTGGCCGAGAAAGTTTCTCCTTCTCCGGGAAAAGCAGGCAAGAATGTAAAAGGAGAAGTCTTAGGTTACGAAGAAGGCAAGATTGCAGAATGGAAACTTGGCCCGAATATCAAGACCTCGGAAGATGGAAACGTTATCTTCGCTTTAATCGACGGAAGACCGATCATCGATCGTTTCGGTCTGATCCGAGTAGATGAGGTTTGTCTTCTAGAAAACGTGGATTTCTCCACAGGCAATATTAATTTCCCAGGAACTATCATTGTAGAAGAATCGATAGCGGACGGATTTACCTTAGAAACGGACGGTTCCATCATAGTAAAGAAATCAGTCGGTAAGGTATTCTTGAAAGCGAAAGGAGATATCGTTCTCTCCGGTGGCTTCATGGGCAGGAACGGAGGAATGATCGAATCCGGTTCCGACATCTATGCCAAATTCGTAGAGCAAGGAAAAATGCAGGCCAAGAATTCCATCTTTATAGAAGAGGCTGCCATGCATTCCGAGCTCATCGCCGGCGAAGCCATAGTCGTTCGCGGAGGAAGAGGAGAAATCATCGGCGGACAATGTGTTTCCGGAAAGACGATCGCTTGCTCTAAGTTAGGCGCCATTGTAGAAACAAGAACCGTCCTGAGCTGTGGGATGCCTCCCGAACTTCTTTCCGAATTAGAAGGATTGAAATCGGAAATCAGAAAAAATCAGGACATACTGAAGAAAGTGGATACGAGTATTCAGAAGTTAAACGATGACTCTCAAAGAAGAGCCTTAACCGCTGATGAAAAAGAAAGTATCCCTAAATTGCAGGCAATTCGTCAAAAATACAATTCCATCTTGGAGAATCTATTCGCGCAGGAACAATCCGCACTTCTATCCTTTGATCCGGACCGAAATTCTTTTGTAGAAGTCGAAAGAGAGATCTATCCTGGAGTAGAAGTGAATCTAGGTAGGAACAAGAAATTCAGCGTAAAATTGAAGGATATCCCCGGCCCTTCCTATTTATATTTGGGCGGAGACGGACAAATCGCCCATTCTAAAGTAAAGCCCAAGCGTTTGGGCCTATTGCAAGAAGAAGCTTCCGAAACGGAAAACCCCGCAAACTCTTAATCAGCCCTCGTCCGGAAAAAGGTCTCGGCAAGAAGGAATTCCACCGGACTGCTCCATTTCGGTGCAGGGAGTTTTTAACAGATCATCCATACAGCGTTTCACTTTAGCGATCTGCTCATCCGTTACTTTTTCGTATTCGTCCGGCAAAATGGTCTGATCTTTCTGATCGATCATACACTGGTCCAACGAGGAAAAACCCGACTTAGCGGAATCCTGATCCTTTGAAGGAAGTGCCTCGATATATTCCGCAGAACATTCCAAATTTTTTTTACATAATTCTCTAATATAGCTTTGGCTTAGGTCTTTGACTTCTTCTCTACTGAGAGAAGGTCCCTTTCTGCAGCCTACGATCAATAAAGTAGAAGTAATCAAGAGTGATAGAAAAAATTTCATGAGTAGTAATTCTGATTTTTAGGATCCGATCCTTCAGAGATTTCGCAAAGAAGCCATGAAGAATATGCAAAATTGACTCACTCAGGGAATATTCTGCAAGTCGTTATCTTAGGAATATTTTGAGGAAAGAAATTTTTATCGATTATTTCATCTTGGTAAGGATGAGACGATTTCCCTTTCCAGACTGATCTATATAGAAGTGATCCGTGAGTTTTCGTACAAGATAGAGTCCCAACCCTTCTTCTCTATAGTCTCCCGGATCATAGCCTCGAATCTCTGAAATATTCTTTTGAACTCCGAAGTCGCGGATACGCACTTCCATTCTATTTTCTAAAAGAGTGATCTCCAAGAAGATCGGATAATTTGGTTTGCCCAAGTAGGCATGCTTGATCACGTTTAAAAGGCATTCCCCAACCGCTAATTTCAGGTCGGCAGCATCATAGAGAGAAAAACCGGATTCTCTGGCAAGATTGTAAACGAAATTCCGCGCTACGCTCACATAACGCGGATGAGAAGGGATTTGTATCCGAAATTGATTCGAATAGTTGACTTGTTTGGTGTCGGCCACGCCTAACCTAAACGATCAACCTCTGGGATGGAACTTCTTATGAACTTCCTTCAGAGTCTTATTCGCCATATGAGTGTAGATCTGAGTGGTGGAAATATCGATATGTCCGAGTAGTTCCTGAACGGATTTCAAGTCTGCATGGTTTTCCAACAAGTGAGTTGCAAAAGAGTGTCTCAGAGTATGAGGAGTCACTTTTTTCTTAATGTCGGTTCGCTTGATATAATGGTTCAGAAGTCTCCAAACGGATTTTCTATTGATATAGGATCCCTTTTTGGAAACGAAAAGATAATCGCAGTTTCTATTCTTCAAGATATAAGGTCTGCTTTGTTTCAGATAACGATTTAAGATGTCCAAGGATTTTTCACCGAAAGGAACGAGTCTCTGTCTTCCGCCCTTACCTTCCACAGTCAGGGTCATTCCAGCCATGTCCATGTCAGTGAGTCTAAGATTGCAAGCCTCGGAGATCCTGAGTCCTGAAGAATAGAGTAATTCGAAGATGCATTTGTCTCTGAGTTCGTAGAGATTGTCTTCTTTGATTACGGTGAATAATTGCTCGATCTCTTCCTGGGTCAGATAATCAGGAATGGATCTCATCACTTCCGGAGTTTCTATCTTCTCCGTAGGATTGGAATCCAGCTTCTTCTCGTCTTTTAAGAATTTGTAAAATTGCCTGATCGCTACCACTTCGCGAGCGATCGTCTTCGCGGAGATCTTTCGATTTCGTTCTTCGTTCAGAAAGCGAACAATGTCGTTCGCTTGGACTTCGAGGAAATCGATATGCTCTTTTTCCAAGAAGTT is a window of Leptospira semungkisensis DNA encoding:
- a CDS encoding STAS domain-containing protein — translated: MAKLTIQNKHGIVRFENQLLDGYEKVFDEISEQASKAHLQNLTLDLTPTKKITSSGVAKLLTLRNLLDHFGVKLEVVNLQPGLLDVLRKFKVDAMLRIRA
- a CDS encoding ABC transporter ATP-binding protein, translated to MASLQVTDLSKIYSGKIAISNLSFEIPKNRITGLLGPNGAGKTTALRILTGFLKPDSGSVFLDGVSLETDPISVKQKLGYLPESAPVYPDMSASEYLDFIGQARGLDETTLKKRKREVLDLCDLKDQLHSPSGFLSKGYKQRLALAGALLHDPELIILDEPSSGLDPIQIQHFRNIIRTLAKDKILLLSTHILSEVEEICDHVLVLHKGNLIADLPVTDLKRGNFIVLTARTNLATLEKIFENQDVKVKLISLLEEGAEFQLESSSLVPEKIFELIRSAPFPVLEFKIAKRSLETVFQELVSP
- a CDS encoding ABC transporter permease subunit, which gives rise to MQSFHLYRFYSNLLSVFRKEWSAYFNTQIGYVFSIFYLFLSSFLFFYGLGEDSFWDRKVAGMEEYFIWTPLLFVVFIPALTMRLWAEEKKSGTLELLFTLPLGKLEIAFGKFLAAWTFLGFILSLTLPIPFSIWAIGDLDLGIVFAGYLGCYLLGGAYLSLGTLLSSFGKDQISSYILTLLVCLFFFLVGTQPVLKFLGGSFSSLASFLSLSSHFESFRLGLIDGADIFYFLSFILANLFSNVFFLRRKYP
- a CDS encoding GldG family protein, which translates into the protein MRELLQPLFKISDRPWFLFLNGILVFFLLNGIFSSFRCKADLSRSGRFLITESTKKVLSDLDSTLYIDAFYSSEIPGEYKSRLELTKGLLKEIASVGKENVSLRFHDPDHSEEDSRKAIELGLEPQILQRTSRDSASVKQAFLGIVLTLGHKTEVLPLAFFTEELEYQILNALRKMLRRDKDSGIALLRTKGSLSLQEHDSPKDRIGIFFRQILPAEYGPISEIDLETEEIPEGVELLFWAGSGPLSNQAAWRLDQFLMGGGSLLLLAKSMDFQTGTKRGGFGLLSGELAPGLAQKDPESEDLIRFLEHYGIRINHDIVLDPDNSLPMGSLIEIEPGVLGKYPYPPWIVSERKTNSLDPESQFTKNQASLLFPWPSSITLLPEKQKEAKLQALAHSGPDAEARTEPISLGEKQILSAPIRANGGPFILSALAKGKFSSYFSDKKMLIPKGSKQEILETKPNQVSKILVFGSPYLASDLLAFPEFLEILKNSNIPFLLNSIDLLRGETDLIQARSKQSAILKMKPLPFGWETTISLFHLLGIPALLSLYAFRRLRKRNKQIL
- a CDS encoding DUF4340 domain-containing protein, with protein sequence MKWRELLGSNLQRIRNYPGISLFLLNLFLGILLLLVRDPFGKFQNTYANADPFFDLDPEKIQTIISGRKGQESILNRDLDGWTVHFAQDQNAPGDRARIEELIRTCLSMRKFTLLSDSNSQPSPLEEFGLDGDEPILEFKDVSGNSLGKILLGARAPKSSGTYVMDEKNRIWLVKENLKLATGAGKQDFFISRNLIPDFPAREFVLEVNVSSASRAQMFSLVADGENWVLKVSGQEIQADPEEAEAFIQSIKKLNADEVILDKAEEIQSLPPKQDFKIEIKTSTDHYIISPIGVTKLGSFVFRKKDLGYKLILDPWNLDPILQKDLSEFATRTLPTNKSF
- the lmtA gene encoding lipid A Kdo2 1-phosphate O-methyltransferase; translation: MALIEELDKQGNFLFRWRSYIPGFILLLCLYSLKDFKFLNDSYETNLYYVAVCFAVSFLGLAVRCFVIGYAPARTSGRNTKEQVADVVNQEGIYSLVRHPLYLGNFLMYLGPVLYFRDIPLTLVFCLFFGIYYERIMFAEEKFLRDKFGNDYLDWANKIPAFLPKFSGYVKPKLGFSIRNILKREYPSLFGIVVIFVLFDFGANYLNGFFSWQEPWEAITEPQIWAFGAGAAFYATIRILVKTTKLLQVEGR
- a CDS encoding LIC_11490 family protein, giving the protein MLYIALALILVGILCFIYVSFQPNSKTEPSSGGFSRSNSISNREKKISQDALASMKKPSRTETYAQMDLAFAEERKIRPSFPRQEEETFLQGSEMYEKTSSEEIVTRPWEEEPKPQVREVHTQPEEIHSAPKEAEWSMEGILFLDLSGRLPYESLKEKLKPESLKGFRRMGKGSIREIPGGFRFQASNSEFSYKLSEVEKIVFYDEGFALLPLKREYPTPVFLTKDSEKFKAYLEYTAGA
- a CDS encoding chemotaxis protein CheX, encoding MQIRAELVNPFLEAATIVFRDILQTDLIRGKIGIKDTAETTLELAIIIGVLGTFNGEVVYGLNYDAAYKIAKKLMPGMSDDDIKNEYKDILGEIANMTTGNAMNIFATAGQSIEITAPNIVDAKNETIKIPKKQALGISLFSKFGKLEVNVSLT